From Armatimonadota bacterium, a single genomic window includes:
- a CDS encoding magnesium-dependent phosphatase-1 has translation MAVRLVIFDCDRTLWDHADVSSLRLPYRRLDGDTVVDSRGERVRLFPGVREVLETLRRRGILVSIASWNRPEHVFPIFELLGLTPYFIRPKVEFHPRKDAMIQALLTELAADGHPLRPEEVLFVDDRPANLRRVRDALGPVRTVQAGVEITDVRAVLGYLE, from the coding sequence ATGGCGGTCCGGCTGGTCATCTTCGATTGCGACCGCACGCTGTGGGACCATGCCGACGTGTCGTCCCTGCGGCTTCCGTACCGGCGTCTTGATGGCGACACGGTGGTCGACAGCCGCGGCGAGCGGGTGCGCCTTTTCCCCGGGGTACGCGAGGTGCTGGAGACGTTGCGGCGCCGCGGCATCCTCGTCTCCATCGCCAGCTGGAACCGGCCGGAGCACGTCTTCCCCATCTTCGAGTTGCTGGGTCTGACGCCGTACTTCATCCGTCCCAAGGTGGAGTTCCACCCGCGGAAGGACGCGATGATTCAGGCGCTCCTCACCGAACTCGCCGCGGACGGGCACCCGCTGCGGCCGGAGGAGGTTTTGTTTGTGGATGACCGGCCGGCGAATCTCCGGCGCGTGCGCGACGCCCTGGGCCCTGTGCGCACGGTGCAGGCCGGCGTGGAGATCACAGACGTCCGGGCCGTCCTCGGGTATCTCGAGTGA
- a CDS encoding YceI family protein — translation MIRRLMTLPGVVSFVALFATLGVSPPGEAAPEAQRFVIVPAESLVTYRVAETFFREGNRLNIAVGTTNAVKGEIIVDRAAPRNSRIGPITVDISTFRSDRERRDQAIRERWLESARFPQAEFRSTAIEGLPPVYRDGEELRLRVTGDLRVRETTRPVTFDVSLALQGSVLRGVAQGTIRMTDFGFEPPAILGILRAENEVRLELRFVARPAP, via the coding sequence GTGATCCGACGCCTCATGACCCTGCCGGGCGTGGTGAGTTTTGTCGCCCTGTTCGCCACCTTGGGGGTCTCCCCGCCGGGGGAGGCGGCGCCCGAAGCGCAGCGGTTCGTCATCGTACCCGCCGAATCGCTGGTCACCTACCGCGTCGCCGAGACGTTCTTCCGGGAAGGGAATCGCCTCAACATCGCGGTAGGCACCACCAATGCGGTGAAGGGCGAGATCATCGTCGATCGGGCCGCACCGCGCAACAGCCGGATCGGTCCGATCACGGTGGACATCAGCACCTTCCGCTCGGACCGGGAACGCCGCGACCAGGCCATCCGGGAGCGCTGGCTCGAATCGGCCCGTTTCCCCCAGGCGGAGTTCCGGAGCACCGCGATCGAGGGGCTCCCTCCGGTCTACCGCGACGGAGAGGAACTCCGCCTGCGCGTCACGGGCGACCTGCGCGTGCGGGAGACGACACGCCCCGTGACCTTCGACGTCTCGCTCGCGCTGCAGGGTTCGGTCTTGCGGGGCGTGGCCCAGGGAACGATCCGGATGACCGACTTCGGCTTTGAGCCGCCGGCCATCCTGGGCATCCTGCGCGCCGAGAACGAGGTCCGCCTGGAACTCCGCTTCGTCGCCCGGCCGGCGCCCTGA
- a CDS encoding Nramp family divalent metal transporter, giving the protein MAQRPGGFGPPFEVTDLPKPPSPLPFRRLIAILGPSIIALGGTIGSGEWLIGPSLFVKWGLALLWITTVSAVLQTFLNTEFARYTIYTGEPVTVGYMRLAPGGWFWGTLYSVIGFLERGLPGWAFASATALGAFFLGRIPGNEDRSFVLTLGYLTFVFCVVLVLFGRKVERTLEWANWIMMIVVLAGLFILDLILVPGDIWVEGLAGFFRFGYVPKGVDVLLLGALVGYSAYGGFGNNAMTNWYRDKGYGMGQKVGYISPAVGGARVKVSPAGKVADPTPDNLTSWRTWMRILHLDQWWIFFLGAMLGMYLPGILYRGTVPLGTDLPRWGIASYIGEKLGGGIWGIYLAAFFGFWILFSTQLSNVDLVARQITDMLWSRLERVRRWTKEDIRLVYYAILILFVIWGALFIGYRFPLFLVSLSANIANLTMALSAVLTIILNRKFLPKEFRPSVWREAVLVANAAFFGFFFVYFLINLPRILGS; this is encoded by the coding sequence ATGGCACAGCGGCCCGGCGGCTTCGGCCCTCCCTTCGAGGTCACCGACCTGCCCAAGCCCCCGAGCCCGCTTCCCTTTCGTCGCCTGATCGCGATCCTCGGACCCTCAATCATCGCCCTGGGCGGCACCATCGGCAGCGGCGAGTGGTTGATCGGCCCCTCCCTCTTCGTCAAGTGGGGCCTGGCCCTGCTGTGGATCACCACGGTGTCCGCCGTTCTGCAGACCTTTCTCAACACGGAGTTCGCGCGGTATACGATTTACACCGGCGAGCCGGTCACGGTGGGGTACATGCGGCTGGCCCCCGGAGGATGGTTCTGGGGCACCCTGTACTCGGTGATCGGCTTTCTGGAGCGCGGACTGCCCGGGTGGGCCTTCGCCTCGGCCACGGCCCTGGGCGCCTTCTTCCTGGGACGGATCCCGGGCAACGAGGACCGCAGCTTCGTCCTCACCCTGGGCTACCTGACGTTCGTGTTCTGCGTCGTCCTCGTGCTGTTCGGCCGCAAGGTCGAGCGTACGCTGGAGTGGGCCAACTGGATCATGATGATCGTAGTCCTGGCCGGCCTGTTCATCCTCGATCTCATCCTGGTCCCGGGCGATATCTGGGTGGAGGGTCTCGCCGGGTTCTTCCGCTTCGGCTATGTTCCCAAAGGCGTGGACGTGCTGCTGCTCGGCGCCCTGGTCGGCTACTCGGCCTACGGGGGGTTCGGCAACAACGCCATGACCAACTGGTACCGGGACAAGGGCTATGGGATGGGGCAGAAGGTCGGCTACATCTCCCCGGCCGTCGGCGGTGCCAGGGTGAAGGTGTCGCCGGCGGGGAAGGTCGCCGACCCCACCCCCGACAATCTGACCTCCTGGCGCACCTGGATGCGGATTCTGCATCTGGACCAGTGGTGGATCTTCTTCCTCGGCGCGATGCTGGGGATGTACCTGCCCGGCATCCTCTACCGCGGGACCGTGCCCCTCGGCACCGACCTACCCCGGTGGGGGATCGCCTCGTACATCGGCGAGAAGCTCGGCGGCGGGATCTGGGGCATCTACCTGGCGGCGTTCTTCGGCTTCTGGATCCTGTTCAGCACCCAGCTGAGCAACGTCGATCTGGTCGCCCGCCAGATCACCGACATGCTGTGGAGCCGCCTGGAGCGCGTGCGCCGCTGGACGAAGGAGGACATCCGCCTGGTGTATTATGCCATTCTCATCCTCTTCGTCATCTGGGGCGCCCTGTTCATCGGCTACCGCTTTCCGCTGTTCCTGGTATCGCTGTCGGCGAACATCGCCAACCTCACCATGGCCCTGTCCGCCGTGCTGACCATCATCCTGAACCGGAAGTTCCTGCCCAAGGAGTTCCGGCCCAGCGTCTGGCGTGAAGCCGTGCTCGTCGCCAACGCGGCGTTCTTCGGCTTCTTCTTCGTGTACTTCCTGATCAATCTGCCCAGGATCCTGGGCTCCTAG
- a CDS encoding alanine--glyoxylate aminotransferase family protein, with protein sequence MASAPVPERLLLGPGPSPVPQRVLQAMASPVLGHLDSAFLQVMDETMELLRKVFRTQNPLTIPISGTGSAGMEAGVTNLLEPGDRIVVAVAGYFGQRIVEMATRAGAEVTSVSAEWGHPVDLAAVQDAVSRTRPRVLAAVHVETSTGILQDLPPLAEIARRHGAMLMVDAVASLGGVELRVDDWGIDLCYSGSQKCLGAPPGLAPLTAGERVRAHLAARRTKVRSWYFDLSLLSTYWGAERVYHHTAPVSMIYALREALRIVDEEGLERRWARHLESARMLWQGLEELGLRLLAPPAHRAPTLTTVIVPEGVNEAAVRRRLLNDYHIEIAGGLGPLKGQVFRIGLMGAGSTPRNVLTFLSALSEVLKAEGYRPRRPAAV encoded by the coding sequence GTGGCATCCGCGCCGGTTCCCGAACGCCTGCTCCTCGGTCCCGGTCCCAGCCCCGTGCCGCAGCGCGTGCTGCAGGCGATGGCCTCTCCGGTCCTCGGGCATCTGGACTCGGCCTTCCTGCAGGTGATGGACGAGACGATGGAGCTCCTGCGGAAGGTATTCCGCACCCAGAACCCGCTGACCATCCCCATCTCGGGAACGGGCAGCGCGGGAATGGAAGCGGGCGTGACGAACCTGCTGGAGCCGGGCGACCGCATCGTCGTCGCCGTGGCCGGCTACTTCGGCCAGCGGATCGTGGAGATGGCCACACGGGCCGGGGCGGAGGTCACCTCCGTCTCCGCGGAGTGGGGGCACCCGGTCGATCTCGCGGCGGTGCAGGACGCGGTGAGCCGCACGCGGCCCCGCGTCCTGGCCGCGGTCCATGTCGAGACCAGCACCGGCATCCTTCAGGACCTTCCGCCCCTCGCCGAGATCGCCCGGCGCCACGGCGCCATGCTGATGGTCGACGCCGTGGCCTCCCTGGGCGGAGTCGAGCTGCGTGTGGACGACTGGGGCATCGACCTGTGCTACTCGGGCAGCCAGAAGTGCCTGGGGGCTCCGCCGGGCCTGGCTCCGCTCACCGCCGGCGAGCGGGTCCGCGCCCACCTCGCCGCCCGGCGGACGAAGGTGCGGTCGTGGTACTTCGACCTCTCCCTCCTCTCCACGTACTGGGGGGCGGAGCGGGTCTACCACCACACCGCGCCGGTCTCCATGATCTACGCCCTCCGGGAGGCCCTACGGATTGTCGACGAAGAGGGCCTGGAACGCCGCTGGGCGAGGCACCTGGAGAGTGCGCGGATGCTGTGGCAGGGCCTGGAGGAGCTGGGCCTCCGCCTCCTCGCCCCGCCGGCCCATCGCGCCCCGACCCTGACCACCGTGATCGTGCCCGAGGGCGTAAACGAGGCCGCCGTACGCCGGCGGCTGCTCAACGACTACCACATCGAGATTGCCGGCGGGCTCGGGCCCCTCAAGGGGCAGGTGTTCCGAATCGGGTTGATGGGCGCGGGCAGCACGCCGCGCAACGTGCTGACGTTCCTGAGCGCCCTGAGCGAGGTGCTGAAGGCCGAGGGGTACCGTCCGCGGCGTCCCGCGGCGGTGTAA
- a CDS encoding CapA family protein, which produces MGDRTVVRLGLTGDVMLGRLVDHYVLADPMRDPAEIWGDTLDLFASADARLINLECVIAASGRPLPDKTFTFRARPRAIEVLRAAGVNFAGLANNHVLDYGPEALLECLDHLRAAGIAAAGAGRDLAEAAAPAVITAGIARVAVVALTDNEPGWEAGDNRPGVLVVRYDERGLVPPYRDRIAAALRRARETADVVVVCAHVGPNWGPPSPAMRALARQLLDWGGDLYWGHSNHSVQGIECYGDKVIIYSAGDFVDDYAVDPEERNDLSFFIEVAVRGRSVETVRLHPVHIEALRVRRAPPREATWLRRRMEALCPPMGTRVDAENGVLVLSPAASGVER; this is translated from the coding sequence GTGGGCGATCGGACAGTGGTGCGGTTGGGCCTGACCGGCGATGTCATGCTCGGCCGTCTGGTCGATCACTACGTCCTGGCCGATCCGATGCGCGATCCGGCCGAGATCTGGGGCGACACCCTGGACCTGTTCGCGTCCGCGGACGCCCGGCTCATCAACCTGGAATGCGTCATCGCGGCCTCCGGCCGGCCCCTGCCGGACAAAACCTTCACCTTCCGCGCCCGGCCCCGGGCGATCGAGGTCCTGCGGGCGGCGGGGGTGAACTTCGCCGGGCTGGCCAACAACCATGTGCTCGACTACGGCCCGGAGGCGCTGCTGGAGTGTCTGGACCACCTGCGCGCGGCCGGCATCGCCGCGGCCGGAGCCGGCCGCGATCTCGCCGAAGCCGCCGCGCCGGCGGTGATCACCGCCGGGATCGCACGAGTAGCCGTTGTGGCCTTGACCGACAACGAACCCGGCTGGGAGGCGGGAGACAACCGCCCGGGCGTGCTGGTGGTGCGCTACGACGAGAGGGGCCTGGTTCCGCCCTACCGCGATCGGATCGCCGCCGCCCTCCGTCGGGCGCGGGAGACCGCCGATGTGGTGGTCGTGTGCGCCCATGTCGGTCCGAACTGGGGGCCGCCGTCGCCGGCGATGCGGGCCCTGGCCCGCCAGCTGCTCGATTGGGGCGGGGACCTCTACTGGGGACACTCCAATCACAGCGTGCAGGGCATCGAGTGCTACGGGGACAAGGTCATCATCTACTCGGCCGGCGACTTCGTCGACGATTACGCCGTCGATCCCGAAGAGCGCAACGACCTGTCCTTCTTCATCGAGGTGGCCGTGCGGGGGAGGTCGGTGGAGACGGTGCGCCTGCATCCGGTACACATCGAGGCGCTGCGCGTCAGAAGGGCACCGCCCCGGGAGGCGACCTGGCTCCGCCGGCGGATGGAGGCGCTGTGCCCGCCCATGGGGACGCGCGTGGACGCGGAGAACGGAGTCCTCGTCCTCTCCCCGGCGGCGTCGGGGGTCGAACGATGA
- a CDS encoding DUF1059 domain-containing protein → MPRWTCALGHRLEADSEEELVQKIQDHMRRDHGMELSRERILRDLREE, encoded by the coding sequence ATGCCGCGCTGGACGTGCGCGCTGGGACACCGACTGGAAGCGGATTCCGAAGAGGAACTGGTGCAGAAGATTCAGGACCACATGCGCAGAGACCACGGGATGGAGCTCTCACGCGAGCGGATTCTCCGCGACCTGCGCGAGGAGTGA
- a CDS encoding formate--tetrahydrofolate ligase: MTVQIRRPVPSDLEIAQETQLLPIREVAHRLGVLDEELELHGPFMAKIDFAAVLRRLQNRRHGKFITVTAITPTPLGEGKTVTSLGIGQALARLGHSVCNVLREPSKGPTFGIKGGACGGGYSQMLPMEQINLHLTGDIHAVESAQNLCAAAIDASLLHGNPLGIDPLTVTWPRCVDVNDRALRDIVIGLGGRANGYPRQTGYCITAASETAAIHSLARDLPDLRARLSRIVVGFTREGKPVTAEDLRVAGAMTALLLDAIKPNLVQSTENHPVIVHGFPFANVAHGNSSVVGALTALKLADYVVTESGFGSDCGFAKLMDVVIRQTPGLQVDCAVIVATVRALKQHGGAFRLRPGMPYARVKEAAERENLPAVEAGCRTNLAAHIRIVRTYGVPVVVAINRFATDTDAELDLVRALAVELGADDAVVHDAWGLGGEGAIDLARAVVRVTEQPVENRFFYASDAPITEKIEATATLLYGADGVDYTPLARERIKLYTDLGYQTLTLNMAKTHLSLSDDSTLMGAPTGWRLTVRDLRACVGAGFLYPLAGDFPTMPGLPSRPAFMAVDVDLKTGKITGLF; encoded by the coding sequence ATGACGGTGCAGATCCGACGTCCCGTGCCCAGCGACCTGGAGATCGCTCAGGAGACGCAGCTCCTGCCGATCCGGGAGGTGGCGCATCGCCTGGGCGTCCTGGACGAAGAACTGGAGCTCCACGGGCCGTTCATGGCCAAGATCGACTTTGCCGCCGTGCTGCGACGGCTGCAGAATCGCCGCCACGGCAAGTTCATCACGGTCACGGCCATCACCCCCACCCCGCTGGGCGAGGGCAAGACCGTGACCAGTTTGGGGATCGGCCAGGCCCTGGCCCGCCTGGGCCACAGCGTATGCAACGTCCTGCGCGAACCCTCCAAGGGCCCCACCTTTGGCATCAAGGGCGGCGCCTGCGGCGGCGGCTACTCCCAGATGCTGCCCATGGAGCAGATCAACCTCCACCTCACGGGCGACATCCACGCCGTGGAGTCGGCCCAGAACCTGTGCGCCGCGGCCATCGACGCCAGCCTGTTGCACGGCAACCCGCTGGGCATCGACCCGCTCACCGTCACCTGGCCGCGCTGCGTGGACGTGAACGACCGCGCCCTGCGGGACATCGTCATCGGGCTGGGCGGCCGGGCCAACGGCTATCCGCGGCAGACCGGGTACTGCATCACCGCGGCCAGCGAGACCGCCGCCATCCACTCCCTGGCGCGCGATCTCCCGGACCTCCGGGCGCGGCTGAGCCGGATCGTCGTCGGGTTCACCCGGGAGGGGAAGCCGGTCACGGCGGAAGACCTCCGGGTCGCCGGCGCCATGACGGCGCTGCTGCTGGACGCGATCAAACCCAATCTGGTGCAGTCCACGGAGAACCACCCGGTCATCGTCCACGGCTTCCCCTTCGCCAACGTGGCCCACGGGAACAGCTCGGTGGTGGGGGCGCTGACAGCGCTCAAACTCGCCGACTACGTGGTCACCGAGAGCGGCTTCGGGTCGGACTGCGGTTTCGCCAAGCTCATGGACGTCGTCATCCGGCAGACGCCGGGGCTGCAGGTGGACTGCGCGGTGATCGTCGCCACCGTGCGGGCCCTCAAACAGCACGGCGGGGCCTTCCGGCTGCGTCCGGGCATGCCCTACGCCCGGGTGAAGGAGGCGGCGGAGCGGGAGAACCTGCCCGCGGTGGAGGCGGGTTGCCGCACGAACCTCGCCGCCCATATCCGGATCGTCAGAACCTACGGGGTGCCGGTGGTCGTGGCCATCAACCGCTTTGCCACCGATACCGACGCCGAACTGGACCTGGTGCGGGCGCTGGCCGTGGAGCTGGGCGCGGACGACGCCGTGGTGCACGACGCCTGGGGGCTGGGCGGCGAAGGGGCCATCGACCTGGCCCGGGCCGTGGTGCGCGTCACCGAGCAACCGGTGGAAAACCGCTTCTTCTACGCTTCCGACGCGCCCATCACGGAGAAGATCGAAGCCACCGCAACCCTTCTGTACGGCGCGGACGGCGTGGACTACACCCCTCTGGCCCGGGAGCGGATCAAACTCTATACGGACCTCGGCTACCAGACGCTGACCCTGAACATGGCCAAGACCCACCTGTCCCTGTCCGACGACAGCACCCTGATGGGCGCGCCGACCGGCTGGCGGCTCACCGTCCGCGACCTCCGGGCCTGCGTCGGCGCGGGATTCCTGTATCCGCTGGCCGGCGACTTCCCCACCATGCCGGGACTGCCCTCGCGGCCGGCCTTCATGGCCGTCGATGTGGACCTGAAGACGGGGAAGATCACGGGGCTGTTCTGA
- a CDS encoding cupin domain-containing protein translates to MGYIRLEEVQAVSAFPGVAQRTAVGRALGATGIQLAELVLAPGAEIPLHHHDVDDAMLVISGRGRCALGGEEFLLEPGVALVAPAGTSHGLRNDGTEPLRIVVAWPTVEPVVRYLDA, encoded by the coding sequence ATGGGATACATCCGACTGGAGGAGGTGCAGGCGGTGAGCGCCTTTCCGGGCGTCGCCCAGCGGACGGCCGTCGGCCGGGCGCTGGGCGCCACAGGCATCCAGCTGGCGGAGCTGGTGCTGGCTCCCGGGGCGGAGATCCCCCTGCACCACCACGATGTGGACGACGCCATGCTGGTGATCAGCGGGCGGGGACGGTGCGCCCTCGGCGGCGAAGAATTCCTCCTGGAGCCCGGGGTGGCCCTGGTCGCCCCGGCCGGTACCAGTCACGGGTTGCGCAACGACGGTACGGAGCCGCTCCGCATCGTCGTTGCCTGGCCGACCGTCGAGCCCGTGGTTCGCTATCTGGACGCCTAG
- a CDS encoding glycerol-3-phosphate dehydrogenase/oxidase produces the protein MVAAPPTRSQIRQHLQGGCDVLVIGGGITGAGVALDAVTRGYRVALVDRGDFAGGTSSRSTKLVHGGLRYLPQGRLGLVREALIERERLRRLAPHLVRPLGFLVPLYAETARPLGLGIPALLRPLAPLALRTGLWGYDVLARTDLVHRRLRPADAAALVPAVRVEGLRAAFLYHDAQTDDLLLTLAVLATARRFGALTLNHSEVTAVAMGSPARVRILDRLDGTTYEVTARHVVNAAGIWAEEVAGLAGAVPFRIERSKGVHLVLDGADLFGATALVIPETDDGRLAFAIPWYGRVLLGTTDDSYAGDADAPRATAAEARYLLDHLNRYLRISLPRQAVVSAFAGLRPLVQRGAARSAELSRSHEVVQHASGLVSIVGGKLTTYRRMAEDTVDLLVRRDGRRLPCRTATLPLDDREPAVQALIASEPALARPLVPGLPVRAADVVYACRAEQCLHVVDFMFSRSHLAVLDRDHGLGCVEGVARLMAGELGWSTAEVAAQVRRYRERVALETAFLADL, from the coding sequence GTGGTCGCCGCGCCCCCCACCCGGTCGCAGATCCGGCAGCACCTTCAGGGCGGATGCGACGTCCTCGTCATCGGCGGCGGCATCACCGGCGCCGGCGTGGCCCTGGATGCGGTCACGCGGGGGTACCGGGTGGCCCTGGTGGACCGCGGCGACTTCGCCGGCGGAACCAGCAGCCGGTCCACCAAACTCGTCCACGGCGGGCTGCGCTACCTCCCCCAGGGGCGGCTCGGCCTGGTGCGCGAAGCCCTGATCGAACGCGAACGTCTTCGCCGCCTGGCTCCCCACCTCGTCCGTCCCCTCGGCTTCCTCGTGCCTCTGTATGCGGAGACCGCCAGACCCCTGGGGTTGGGCATCCCGGCCCTGCTGCGCCCGCTGGCGCCCCTGGCGCTGCGGACCGGCCTGTGGGGTTACGATGTGCTGGCCCGAACCGACCTGGTCCACCGTCGGCTGCGGCCCGCGGACGCGGCCGCACTGGTCCCGGCGGTGCGGGTGGAGGGGCTCCGCGCCGCCTTCCTCTATCACGACGCGCAGACCGACGATCTCCTTCTGACGCTGGCCGTCCTGGCCACGGCGCGGCGGTTCGGCGCCCTTACCCTGAACCATTCCGAGGTCACCGCGGTGGCCATGGGATCGCCGGCCCGGGTCCGGATCCTGGACCGCCTCGACGGCACGACCTATGAGGTCACGGCGCGGCACGTGGTGAACGCTGCGGGGATCTGGGCGGAGGAGGTGGCCGGGCTGGCCGGGGCGGTGCCGTTCCGCATCGAGCGCAGCAAGGGCGTCCACCTGGTCCTCGACGGCGCCGACCTCTTCGGGGCCACCGCCCTCGTCATCCCCGAAACGGACGACGGGCGGCTGGCCTTCGCCATCCCCTGGTACGGCCGGGTGCTGCTGGGGACCACGGACGACTCCTATGCGGGCGATGCGGACGCCCCGCGCGCCACCGCGGCGGAGGCCCGTTATCTTCTCGATCATCTCAACCGGTACCTGCGCATCTCCCTTCCGCGCCAGGCCGTCGTCTCGGCGTTCGCCGGGCTCCGCCCGCTCGTCCAGCGCGGAGCGGCGCGGTCGGCCGAGTTGTCCCGCAGCCACGAGGTCGTCCAGCATGCCTCCGGCCTGGTCTCCATCGTCGGCGGAAAGCTCACCACGTACCGCCGGATGGCGGAGGACACGGTGGATCTCCTGGTGCGCCGCGACGGCAGGCGCCTCCCCTGCCGGACGGCGACCCTTCCCCTGGACGACCGTGAACCGGCGGTTCAAGCGCTGATCGCCTCCGAGCCCGCCCTGGCCCGTCCGCTGGTCCCGGGGCTGCCTGTGCGTGCCGCCGACGTCGTCTATGCCTGTCGGGCGGAGCAGTGCCTGCATGTGGTGGACTTTATGTTCTCGCGCAGCCATCTCGCGGTCCTGGATCGCGATCACGGCCTCGGGTGCGTGGAGGGGGTCGCCCGGTTGATGGCCGGAGAACTGGGATGGTCGACGGCAGAAGTCGCGGCGCAGGTCCGGCGCTACCGCGAACGGGTCGCCCTGGAGACGGCGTTCCTGGCCGACCTCTGA
- a CDS encoding tetrahydrofolate dehydrogenase/cyclohydrolase catalytic domain-containing protein, whose translation MTARILRGADTSAQIRDELRERAARLRSRGLTPGLGVILVGEDPASVSYVTAKAKGAAEVGIDEETIRLPATAPEDEVLRVVRELNADPRFHGVLVQLPLPPHIRSDRIIAEISPDKDVDAFHPINVGRLLRGEPCPLPCTPHGVVQMLLRNGYDPGGKHVVICGRSNLVGKPLAAMLLQKRPGANATVTVCHTGTRHLAAFTRQAEILVAAMGHPRAITADMVRPGTVVIDVGVNRVPDAAAPKGFRLVGDCDFDAIKEIAEAITPVPGGVGPMTVTMLLLNVVEAAERTALGERRG comes from the coding sequence ATGACCGCCAGGATCCTGCGCGGAGCCGACACCTCCGCCCAGATCCGCGACGAACTCCGCGAGCGGGCGGCGAGGTTGCGCAGCCGCGGGCTGACGCCGGGTCTGGGCGTCATCCTCGTCGGCGAAGATCCGGCCTCGGTCTCGTATGTCACGGCGAAGGCGAAGGGCGCCGCCGAGGTCGGCATCGACGAGGAGACGATCCGCCTCCCGGCCACCGCCCCGGAAGACGAGGTGCTGCGGGTGGTCCGGGAGTTGAACGCCGACCCCCGGTTTCACGGCGTCCTGGTGCAGCTGCCGCTGCCGCCGCACATCCGCAGCGACCGGATCATCGCCGAGATCTCGCCCGACAAGGACGTGGACGCTTTTCATCCGATCAACGTCGGCCGGCTGCTGCGCGGGGAGCCCTGCCCCCTGCCCTGCACCCCCCACGGGGTGGTCCAGATGCTCCTCCGCAACGGGTACGATCCCGGCGGCAAACACGTGGTGATCTGCGGCCGCAGCAACCTGGTGGGCAAGCCGCTGGCCGCGATGCTCCTGCAGAAACGGCCGGGGGCCAACGCCACGGTGACGGTGTGCCACACCGGCACGCGCCATCTCGCGGCGTTCACCCGCCAGGCCGAGATTCTCGTGGCGGCCATGGGACATCCCCGGGCCATCACCGCGGACATGGTCCGCCCCGGGACCGTCGTCATCGACGTGGGCGTGAACCGGGTCCCGGACGCGGCGGCGCCCAAGGGGTTCCGGCTCGTCGGCGACTGTGACTTCGACGCAATCAAGGAGATCGCCGAGGCCATCACTCCTGTCCCGGGCGGCGTCGGGCCCATGACGGTGACGATGCTCCTGCTGAATGTCGTGGAGGCGGCCGAACGGACGGCCCTGGGGGAGAGGAGAGGATGA
- a CDS encoding HAD-IIA family hydrolase — protein MTSRRPLRLFAGYVFDLDGTVYLGDRPLPGAKETVARLRELGRTVVFLSNNPLHTREEYASKLTRLGIPTDPEAVVNSSYVLVRHLRRTAGGARLLVLGEESVRRELRSAGLVLTEDPRWADIVVACFDRTFDYRKLHAAFQAIRRGARFIATNRDPYCPTPGGGLPDCGAIVAAIETATGHPLDEVVGKPSAIMAGVIRERLGGAAQDSLMVGDRLETDLALAKAAGMASAIVLTGATDEAALERWPEKPDFVLEGIAEVLPA, from the coding sequence ATGACGTCGCGACGGCCGCTGCGGCTCTTCGCCGGGTACGTCTTCGATCTGGACGGGACGGTGTATCTCGGCGACCGCCCGCTGCCCGGAGCGAAGGAGACGGTGGCGCGGTTGCGGGAACTGGGACGGACGGTCGTCTTTCTCTCCAACAACCCCCTGCACACCAGGGAGGAGTACGCGTCGAAGTTGACGCGCCTGGGCATCCCCACGGATCCGGAGGCCGTCGTCAACTCCTCCTACGTGCTGGTCCGCCATTTGCGGCGCACCGCCGGGGGCGCCCGCCTGCTGGTCCTCGGGGAGGAGTCGGTGCGGAGGGAGCTGCGCAGCGCCGGGCTCGTCCTCACCGAAGACCCCCGTTGGGCCGACATCGTCGTCGCCTGTTTCGACCGCACCTTCGACTACCGCAAGCTGCATGCCGCCTTCCAGGCGATCCGCCGCGGGGCGCGCTTCATCGCCACCAACCGGGATCCGTACTGCCCGACGCCCGGGGGCGGCCTGCCGGACTGCGGGGCGATCGTCGCCGCGATCGAGACCGCCACCGGTCACCCCCTCGATGAGGTCGTGGGCAAACCCTCGGCGATCATGGCCGGCGTGATCCGCGAGCGGCTGGGCGGCGCAGCGCAGGACAGCCTGATGGTCGGCGACCGCCTGGAGACCGACCTGGCCCTGGCGAAGGCGGCGGGGATGGCTTCGGCCATCGTCCTCACCGGAGCCACCGACGAGGCGGCGCTGGAGCGCTGGCCGGAGAAGCCGGACTTCGTGCTGGAGGGGATCGCCGAGGTTCTGCCGGCCTGA